Part of the Bacillus cereus group sp. RP43 genome is shown below.
CTGAAATTGTCACAGCTGGTAGCATTATGGCAACGAAGCTTGTAACAAATGAATTTGTAGCAATGATGGATCTTAGTAAAATTTCCAGCACGCTCTCTATCCGTACAGTCGGTATTATTTCTGTCTTCCTCGTTTCTTTTGCTAACTTTTCTTCCATTGGAATTATTTCCGGTGCGGTAAAAGGGTTAAACGAAGAACAAGGAAATGTCGTTGCCCGCTTTGGCCTAAAATTACTATACGGAGCTACTCTTGTTAGCATTTTATCTGCGATTATTGTAAGTATTATGCTTTAATTAGGTAAAATTTTATCATTTTCTTATCCCTGTCTTTTGTATACAATAACGAATAGGTGTCTTATAAATAATCAAGACATCTATTTTTTATACATGTACAATACCTTTTATTTAGCGTACAATATTTTTTATGTGTTTTAATACGCTTCTAGATGTATACACTTTGATTGTTTTAAAGGAGAAAAAATGATGAAATCCGACATTAACAACGACACTCGAGCCAAAAAAGGACGCTCAAAGAAAAAGCGCCTACTTTGGTTCCTTCTTATTCCCTTACTTATTGTAGCAATGGGAGCAGGAGGCTACTCCTTCCATATATACAGTAAAGCAAAATCCGTCTTAAGCAACGCCTATTCTGAACTCGGCCGAGGAGATAAATCCAACAAACGTGAAAAAGTTGTTAAACCTATGACTGATAATATTTCTGTCTTGATCATGGGTGTTGATGAAAGTGATATCAGGGAAAAAGGTTACGGAAAAGCGACTCGTACAGATGCATTACTACTTGCAACAATTAATAAAAATGATAAATCTGTTAAACTAGTTAGCATTCCACGTGATTCACGCGTCTACATTAAATCACGTGATAAATATGATAAAATCACACATGCACACGTATTTGGTGGTGTAGACAGCACAATTGATACAGTAGAAAAATTTTTAGATGTCCCAGTTGATTACTATGTAAAATTTAATTTCAAATCCTTTATCAAGATCGTTGATTCTCTAGGTGGT
Proteins encoded:
- a CDS encoding LCP family protein; translation: MMKSDINNDTRAKKGRSKKKRLLWFLLIPLLIVAMGAGGYSFHIYSKAKSVLSNAYSELGRGDKSNKREKVVKPMTDNISVLIMGVDESDIREKGYGKATRTDALLLATINKNDKSVKLVSIPRDSRVYIKSRDKYDKITHAHVFGGVDSTIDTVEKFLDVPVDYYVKFNFKSFIKIVDSLGGITVDVPVEFTEQNSSDEADAIHLKKGRQHLNGEEALALARTRHIDSDYMRGQRQQLVLEAIAEKALSLNSINKIGSLLDAVDKDLKTNLTFDDMMAIAKNSMDSNLKMDKLQVEGTDKYIGGIYYYVPNEKSVNDISTTLQEHLGVTNKNEHKKL